One stretch of Hyphomicrobiales bacterium DNA includes these proteins:
- a CDS encoding L,D-transpeptidase family protein, whose amino-acid sequence MRRFSLFGTFFALFLAMPLLSAQAGVVAKIDLSSQTMRVYVNGSLQHVWPVSTARRGYVTPTGSYTPKRLARMHYSRKYNMSPMPYSIFFRGGYAVHGTSHVSQLGRPASHGCVRLHTSNAARLYHLVQRHGAGASRIVVHR is encoded by the coding sequence ATGCGTCGCTTCTCACTGTTCGGTACGTTTTTCGCGCTCTTCCTCGCCATGCCACTGCTCAGCGCCCAGGCTGGCGTCGTCGCGAAGATCGACCTCTCGTCCCAGACGATGCGGGTCTACGTCAACGGCTCGTTGCAACATGTCTGGCCGGTCTCCACTGCCCGTCGCGGCTATGTGACACCGACCGGCAGCTACACGCCCAAGCGCCTTGCGCGCATGCACTACTCGCGCAAGTACAACATGTCGCCGATGCCCTATTCGATCTTCTTTCGCGGTGGCTACGCCGTCCACGGCACCAGCCACGTGAGCCAGCTCGGCCGCCCGGCGTCGCACGGCTGCGTGCGCTTGCACACCTCGAACGCAGCCAGGCTCTACCACTTGGTTCAGCGCCACGGCGCCGGCGCCTCGCGCATCGTCGTTCATCGCTGA
- a CDS encoding haloacid dehalogenase-like hydrolase, whose translation MSGKNASSRRAPERVEKLQGTGTSYPKRTIALVYDFDGTLSPKPMQEYGFLPKIGVEPKAFWAEVERKAAEDVAEGLIVYMHLMYKKAKTAGVEIRRNDLVALGADVELYAGVDGWFDDIDKYVALRAETPVEVRHYLISSGLREIIEGTRIFRRFHNVFASEYYFEPYELPFPKRVITDTSKTQYLFRINKGVEDLRQTINSHMPEGERPIPFSNMIYFGDGDTDVPSMAVMRQNGGYAVAVHGPGESAVKCEGLYRAGRIDFYAPADYRNGSTLFRRTCLLLDRALADIRVREERWSIEQELAKTGAAANARA comes from the coding sequence ATGTCCGGAAAGAACGCCAGCAGTCGCCGGGCACCGGAGCGGGTGGAAAAGCTCCAAGGCACCGGCACGAGCTATCCAAAGCGAACGATCGCGCTCGTCTACGATTTCGACGGAACGCTCAGCCCGAAGCCGATGCAGGAGTACGGCTTCCTTCCCAAGATCGGCGTCGAGCCCAAGGCATTCTGGGCGGAGGTCGAGCGCAAGGCGGCCGAGGACGTGGCGGAGGGGCTCATCGTCTACATGCATCTCATGTACAAGAAGGCCAAGACGGCGGGCGTCGAGATCAGGCGGAACGACCTCGTCGCGCTCGGCGCCGATGTCGAATTGTACGCGGGCGTGGATGGCTGGTTCGACGACATCGACAAGTACGTCGCCCTGCGCGCTGAAACGCCGGTCGAGGTGCGCCACTACCTCATCTCCTCGGGCCTCAGGGAGATCATCGAGGGCACGCGCATCTTCCGCCGGTTCCACAACGTGTTCGCCTCGGAATACTACTTCGAGCCTTACGAGCTGCCCTTCCCCAAGCGGGTCATCACCGACACCTCGAAGACGCAGTACCTCTTTCGGATCAACAAGGGGGTCGAGGATCTGCGCCAGACCATCAACAGCCACATGCCCGAGGGTGAGCGCCCGATACCGTTCTCGAACATGATCTACTTCGGCGACGGCGACACCGACGTTCCGTCGATGGCAGTGATGCGCCAGAACGGCGGCTATGCGGTCGCCGTGCACGGGCCCGGCGAAAGCGCCGTCAAATGCGAGGGCCTCTATCGGGCGGGTCGGATCGATTTCTACGCACCGGCCGACTATCGCAACGGCTCGACCCTGTTCCGGCGGACCTGCCTGCTGCTCGACCGTGCGCTCGCCGACATCCGGGTGCGTGAGGAGCGCTGGAGCATCGAGCAGGAACTGGCAAAGACGGGTGCGGCCGCGAACGCCCGCGCCTGA
- a CDS encoding AAA family ATPase has protein sequence MAGIEITPEFDRALDLVKRGRGSLFVTGRAGTGKSTLLRLLRETSGLRTAVAAPTGLAAVNVGGQTIHSLFSFPPRLITPDMIRTGRYARVLSRLDLLIIDEISMVRADLMDAIDRSLRAIRKSPDRAFGGVQIAMFGDPHQLPPIVQGGEMQHYFQETYGGPYFFDAPVFKGNEVPRLELSEVFRQREQVFVRLLNRLRDGEVDNETAAILNERVARLGELSDPSRYVVLTPTNAAAHEINQRFLERLPGRAQSFEAMVVGEFAEGAYPTDGTLVLKAGARVVMLRNDSEGRWVNGTLATITAVGEHELSIEIEGEEYEIEPEVWENVQYAYDQREDRVVETVAGRFRQFPVRLAWALTIHKAQGMTLDRVYVDLGRGTFSHGQTYVALSRCRSLDGLVMARPLKPSDVIFDPAATRYRRVFPELA, from the coding sequence GTGGCCGGCATCGAGATCACCCCGGAATTCGATCGCGCACTCGATCTCGTCAAGCGCGGGCGCGGCTCCCTGTTCGTCACCGGCCGCGCCGGCACCGGCAAGTCGACGCTGCTTCGCCTGTTGCGCGAGACCTCGGGACTGCGAACCGCCGTTGCGGCCCCGACCGGCCTTGCCGCCGTCAACGTCGGCGGCCAGACCATCCATTCGCTGTTTTCGTTTCCGCCCCGCTTGATCACGCCCGACATGATCCGCACCGGCCGCTATGCGCGGGTGCTGAGCCGCCTCGATCTGCTCATCATCGACGAGATTTCAATGGTCCGCGCCGACCTGATGGATGCCATCGATCGTTCGCTGCGGGCCATTCGCAAGAGCCCTGATCGAGCGTTCGGTGGCGTTCAGATCGCGATGTTCGGCGATCCCCACCAGCTCCCCCCGATCGTTCAGGGTGGCGAGATGCAGCACTATTTCCAGGAGACCTACGGCGGCCCCTACTTCTTCGACGCACCGGTCTTCAAGGGCAACGAGGTTCCGCGCCTGGAACTCTCTGAGGTCTTTCGCCAGCGTGAGCAGGTGTTCGTGCGCCTGCTCAACCGTCTGCGCGATGGCGAGGTCGACAACGAGACCGCCGCGATCCTCAACGAGCGCGTTGCCCGCCTCGGCGAACTCTCCGACCCGAGCCGCTACGTCGTGCTCACCCCCACCAACGCCGCAGCTCACGAAATCAATCAGCGCTTCCTCGAGCGCCTGCCCGGCCGCGCCCAGAGTTTCGAGGCGATGGTGGTCGGCGAATTCGCCGAGGGCGCCTACCCGACCGATGGCACGTTGGTGCTCAAGGCGGGCGCGCGCGTCGTCATGCTGCGCAACGACAGCGAAGGGCGCTGGGTCAATGGCACCCTCGCCACGATCACCGCCGTCGGCGAGCACGAACTCTCGATCGAGATCGAGGGCGAGGAATACGAGATCGAGCCCGAGGTCTGGGAGAACGTCCAGTACGCCTATGACCAGAGGGAGGACCGCGTCGTCGAAACGGTGGCCGGCCGTTTCCGCCAGTTCCCGGTGCGCCTCGCCTGGGCGCTCACGATCCACAAGGCGCAGGGTATGACGCTGGACCGTGTCTACGTCGATCTCGGACGCGGCACGTTCAGTCATGGCCAGACCTATGTGGCGCTCTCGCGCTGCCGTTCGCTCGACGGTCTCGTCATGGCGCGGCCGCTGAAACCATCCGACGTCATCTTCGACCCGGCGGCCACACGTTACCGTCGGGTCTTTCCGGAACTCGCCTGA
- a CDS encoding 50S ribosomal protein L19, with the protein MNIIQQLEAEQAARLLELRPVPEFAPGDTVRVNVRVKEGERERTQAYEGLCIARSGGGLNESFTVRKISYGEGVERVFPVLSPMIESIEVVRRGKVRRAKLYYLRGRRGKAARIAERTDARGKKLAQADNWKGFKKPKGQADDLTLIKGVGEELQARLNKLGVTQFQQIADFSDEDIAILDERLNFKGRVEREDWIGQARTLVAAATVHEIPAAEESDEAAKQA; encoded by the coding sequence ATGAACATTATCCAACAGCTCGAGGCCGAGCAGGCCGCCAGACTCCTCGAATTGCGCCCCGTGCCGGAGTTCGCCCCGGGCGACACCGTGCGTGTCAACGTGCGCGTCAAGGAAGGTGAGCGCGAGCGCACCCAGGCCTACGAAGGCCTCTGCATCGCGCGCTCCGGCGGCGGTCTCAACGAGAGTTTCACGGTCCGCAAGATCAGTTATGGCGAAGGCGTCGAGCGCGTTTTCCCCGTGCTCTCCCCGATGATCGAATCGATCGAGGTGGTTCGTCGGGGCAAGGTCCGGCGGGCCAAGCTCTATTATTTGCGCGGTCGCCGCGGCAAGGCCGCCCGCATCGCCGAGCGCACGGACGCGCGCGGCAAGAAGCTGGCGCAGGCCGACAACTGGAAGGGCTTCAAGAAGCCCAAGGGGCAGGCCGACGATCTGACACTGATCAAGGGCGTCGGCGAGGAATTGCAGGCCCGCCTCAACAAGCTCGGCGTGACACAGTTCCAGCAGATCGCGGACTTTTCGGACGAGGACATCGCGATCCTCGACGAGCGCCTCAACTTCAAGGGACGCGTCGAGCGCGAGGATTGGATCGGCCAGGCACGCACGCTGGTGGCCGCCGCGACGGTGCACGAGATTCCCGCCGCCGAGGAGAGCGACGAGGCCGCAAAGCAGGCCTGA